A window of Saccharomyces eubayanus strain FM1318 chromosome XII, whole genome shotgun sequence contains these coding sequences:
- the ATG23 gene encoding Atg23p: MELNQVLEKKEEISQYLASLVGLHEKALSDVDSASQVTNIRKDITICLNDLCRVNDLLVSHDGLLKREIASLLHDKQDLLDLNKRERLLWKERESWHIEQEVDTAHVDYVIDKNAIISISSHYRTSLNKYIESVGAENTTLSSTADLNDKIEDTQNTDSSAGQMLCNYKLLQLSHRQAKSEITKLENLLRDFKKDDKFIEQELKSQSGRIRSEIGNIDFHLSKIEESKVQLMKKIGFESPLTQEKSLSERLFNLRLSDTDENYNERVTINKKNFVHMKDLIELKIDDLQDQLTKNKNESSALVAQRDLWLDSQRKVADLENELITKLRSSAGSKLSPSGMTGMIKSTIQYLNDLLDSSNEKLTTTLISNERDVLFKACEELNTQGTSAPQGNSNATPSRPIDIRKHSKDPKENSSLRQPTHPPFLVASKSPPKIGISESIINTNKNGAISKKVD; the protein is encoded by the coding sequence aagaaatttCACAGTACTTGGCCAGTCTGGTCGGGCTGCATGAGAAAGCGTTGTCTGACGTAGACTCTGCTTCCCAAGTTACAAACATCCGGAAAGACATCACCATTTGCCTTAATGATTTATGCAGAGTCAACGATCTCTTAGTATCCCATGATGGTCTCTTGAAGAGGGAGATTGCTTCATTGCTCCACGACAAGCAAGACCTACTAGACTTGAACAAGAGAGAGCgtcttctttggaaagaacGGGAATCGTGGCATATCGAGCAAGAAGTAGATACCGCTCACGTAGACTATGTTATCGACAAGAACGCCATCATCTCCATTTCCTCGCATTACAGGACGTCACTAAACAAATATATCGAGTCAGTGGGGGCAGAAAATACAACCTTATCGTCTACGGCTGATCTGAATGACAAGATCGAAGACACACAGAACACGGACTCTTCCGCAGGTCAAATGCTATGCAATTACAAACTGCTGCAGTTATCTCATAGGCAAGCCAAATCGGAAATAACAAAACTAGAAAACTTATTAAGAGACTTCAAAAAGGATGACAAGTTCATCGAGCAGGAGCTGAAAAGTCAATCTGGACGAATACGCTCTGAAATCGGCAATATCGATTTCCATTTATCCAAGATCGAAGAGTCGAAGGTTCAactaatgaagaagatagGGTTCGAGTCACCTTTAACGCAGGAAAAATCACTATCAGAGAGGTTGTTCAACCTGAGATTGTCAGACACTGATGAGAATTACAATGAAAGGGTGACTATtaacaaaaagaattttgtTCATATGAAAGACCTCATCGAATTGaaaattgatgatttgCAAGACCAATTaaccaaaaacaaaaacgaGTCTTCCGCGTTGGTAGCACAACGTGATTTATGGCTCGattctcaaagaaaagtggCGGATTTGGAGAACGAACTGATAACTAAGCTCCGGAGTAGCGCAGGTTCTAAGTTATCGCCCAGTGGTATGACTGGTATGATCAAATCCACGATACAATACCTCAATGACCTTCTCGATTCATCCAATGAAAAACTCACGACAACTTTAATATCCAACGAAAGAGACGTACTCTTCAAAGCTTGTGAGGAGCTGAACACCCAAGGTACTTCGGCCCCTCAGGGCAATAGCAATGCAACACCTTCTCGACCTATTGACATACGAAAACACAGCAAAGACccaaaggaaaattcaAGTCTAAGGCAGCCAACACATCCCCCATTCTTAGTGGCAAGCAAATCGCCCCCAAAAATTGGGATATCTGAGAGTATAATCAACACTAATAAAAACGGCGCCATATCAAAGAAAGTTGACTAA